One Luteibacter sp. 9135 DNA segment encodes these proteins:
- a CDS encoding DEAD/DEAH box helicase, which translates to MSSPETDNAPALPGFSALALDANVVRALTEVGYETPSPIQAATIPALLEGRDVIGQAQTGTGKTAAFALPVLSRLDLRAGNKPQALVLAPTRELAIQVAEAFQKYATYLPGFQVLPIYGGQSYGPQLQGLKRGAQVLVGTPGRVIDHLDKGTLDLSALRFLVLDEADEMLRMGFIDDVEKLLQATPEGRQVALFSATMPAPIRRIAQTYLKDPVEVTIKNKTTTAANIRQRYWWVSGVHKLDALTRILEAESFDAMIVFARTKSATEELASKLQARGFAAAAINGDIAQAQRERVIDQLKTGKLDILIATDVAARGLDVERISHVLNYDIPHDTESYVHRIGRTGRAGRSGEAILFVTPREKNLLRQIERATRQPIEQMQLPTIEAVNDTRVNKFNQKISDTLATGDLGFFQQMVEKFEQEHNVPAIEIAAALAKIAQGDQPLLLEPPAKREYTERPPRDFDRERPQRDFDRDRGPREGGGSDFSDRRPVREGMRQPRPHTTEAGKRTYRIEVGHEHGVKPGNIVGAIANEGGVEAKFIGRVSIRDDYSLIDLPDGMPAETFTHLKKVWVAQQQLKIAEWDGKESPQSGSGGTGAGGPGGASRPPSRGNFRPSGNRPSGGPSGGKPPRKKRDS; encoded by the coding sequence ATGTCATCCCCCGAAACAGACAACGCTCCGGCCCTGCCCGGTTTCAGCGCGCTCGCTCTCGACGCCAACGTCGTGCGCGCGCTGACCGAGGTAGGTTACGAGACCCCCTCTCCCATCCAGGCCGCCACCATCCCGGCCCTGCTCGAAGGCCGCGATGTCATCGGCCAGGCACAGACCGGTACCGGCAAGACGGCCGCGTTCGCGCTGCCCGTGCTATCGCGCCTGGACCTGCGCGCCGGCAACAAGCCGCAGGCGCTGGTGCTCGCCCCCACGCGCGAGTTGGCCATCCAGGTGGCCGAGGCGTTCCAGAAGTACGCTACCTACCTGCCCGGCTTCCAGGTGCTGCCGATTTACGGCGGTCAGAGCTACGGCCCGCAGCTGCAGGGCCTGAAGCGCGGCGCCCAGGTCCTGGTCGGTACGCCCGGTCGTGTCATCGACCACCTCGACAAGGGCACTCTGGATCTTTCCGCGCTGCGCTTCCTGGTGCTGGACGAAGCCGACGAAATGCTCCGCATGGGCTTCATCGACGATGTCGAAAAGCTCCTGCAGGCCACGCCGGAAGGTCGCCAGGTGGCACTGTTCTCCGCGACCATGCCGGCGCCCATCCGCCGCATCGCGCAGACCTACCTGAAAGACCCTGTCGAAGTCACGATCAAGAACAAGACCACCACCGCGGCCAACATCCGCCAGCGTTACTGGTGGGTCAGCGGCGTGCACAAGCTGGACGCGCTCACCCGCATCCTCGAGGCCGAGAGCTTCGACGCCATGATCGTCTTCGCCCGCACCAAGTCGGCGACGGAAGAACTCGCCAGCAAGCTGCAGGCGCGCGGTTTCGCCGCCGCGGCGATCAACGGCGACATCGCGCAGGCCCAGCGTGAGCGCGTGATCGACCAGCTGAAGACCGGCAAGCTCGATATCCTCATCGCCACCGACGTCGCCGCGCGCGGCCTCGATGTCGAACGGATCAGCCACGTGCTGAACTACGACATCCCGCACGACACCGAGTCGTACGTGCACCGCATCGGCCGCACCGGTCGTGCCGGTCGCAGCGGCGAGGCGATCCTGTTCGTCACGCCGCGCGAGAAGAACCTGCTCCGCCAGATCGAGCGCGCCACGCGCCAGCCGATCGAGCAGATGCAGTTGCCGACCATCGAGGCGGTGAACGACACGCGGGTCAACAAGTTCAACCAGAAGATCTCCGACACGCTGGCCACGGGCGACCTCGGCTTCTTCCAGCAGATGGTCGAGAAGTTCGAGCAGGAGCACAACGTGCCGGCGATCGAGATCGCCGCCGCGCTGGCCAAGATCGCCCAGGGCGACCAGCCACTGCTGCTCGAGCCGCCGGCCAAGCGCGAGTACACCGAGCGCCCGCCGCGTGATTTCGATCGCGAGCGTCCGCAGCGAGACTTCGACCGTGATCGCGGTCCGCGTGAAGGTGGTGGCAGTGACTTCAGCGACCGGCGCCCGGTCCGCGAAGGTATGCGCCAGCCGCGTCCGCACACCACGGAAGCGGGCAAGCGCACGTACCGCATTGAAGTGGGCCACGAGCACGGCGTGAAGCCCGGCAACATCGTCGGCGCCATCGCCAACGAGGGCGGCGTGGAAGCCAAGTTCATCGGCCGCGTCAGCATCCGCGACGATTACAGCCTGATCGACCTGCCGGACGGCATGCCCGCTGAGACCTTCACGCACCTGAAAAAGGTGTGGGTGGCTCAGCAGCAGCTGAAGATCGCCGAGTGGGACGGCAAGGAATCGCCGCAGAGCGGCAGCGGTGGCACCGGTGCCGGTGGCCCGGGCGGCGCATCGCGTCCGCCGTCGCGCGGCAACTTCCGCCCCTCGGGCAACCGCCCCAGCGGTGGCCCCAGCGGTGGCAAGCCGCCACGCAAGAAACGCGATTCCTGA
- a CDS encoding NAD(P)H-dependent oxidoreductase, whose amino-acid sequence MKVLLVHAHPEPTSATHQLADISHEVLQARGHEVMRSDLYAMGWKAVFDAQDFPERVQRDRLSFIDESRHAFAQACQTADVQAEQHKLQEADAVILHFPLWWFSMPAIMKGWVDRVWAYGLAYGYREAGNAFRYGDGGFAGKRALLAVAVGGPAIDYSPRGINGPLDQLLFPITHGTLFFPGMQVLPTFAVYGAAAIDAAAMAEAAAAWRRRVEGLFDDAPIAFRTQNGGDYPDRHVLADHLVPDRTGLMAHVAETPAETEGKASVDR is encoded by the coding sequence ATGAAAGTCCTGCTCGTCCATGCACACCCCGAACCCACCTCCGCGACGCACCAGCTGGCCGACATCTCGCACGAGGTACTGCAAGCGCGGGGGCACGAGGTGATGCGATCCGATCTGTATGCCATGGGATGGAAGGCCGTCTTCGACGCGCAGGACTTTCCCGAGCGAGTGCAGCGGGATCGGCTTTCCTTCATCGACGAGTCGCGGCATGCGTTCGCGCAGGCGTGCCAGACGGCCGACGTGCAAGCCGAGCAACACAAGCTGCAGGAAGCCGATGCGGTGATCCTGCACTTTCCGCTGTGGTGGTTCAGCATGCCGGCGATCATGAAGGGCTGGGTGGATCGGGTGTGGGCCTACGGGCTCGCGTATGGCTATCGGGAGGCCGGCAACGCTTTCCGATACGGCGATGGCGGCTTTGCCGGCAAGCGTGCGCTGCTGGCCGTCGCCGTGGGCGGCCCGGCGATCGACTACTCCCCTCGCGGTATCAATGGTCCGCTGGACCAGCTGCTCTTTCCCATTACCCACGGGACACTGTTTTTCCCGGGGATGCAGGTATTGCCCACGTTCGCCGTCTACGGCGCCGCCGCCATCGACGCCGCGGCGATGGCCGAAGCCGCTGCGGCATGGCGCAGGCGGGTGGAGGGGCTATTCGACGACGCACCTATCGCCTTTCGTACCCAGAACGGTGGCGACTACCCGGACCGTCATGTACTGGCCGATCATCTCGTGCCGGATCGCACGGGGCTGATGGCGCACGTGGCCGAAACACCCGCGGAGACGGAGGGAAAAGCCTCGGTCGACCGTTGA
- a CDS encoding LysR family transcriptional regulator, with product MNNALRRLDLNLLVTLDALLVEHSVTRAAARLHLSQPSVSVQLARLREIFDDPLLLPGPRGMRPTARADELREPLRLALAALEQAVAPARPFDPARSDRTWRIAAFDYSEFTVLLPALAELRATAPAIRLAVTQSAPAQVARRAEQGDIDLAFLIGSEASPDLRCRPLFTERYVLAGRADHPQLKRCPTLAQFCKLDQVIVSPDGGGFQGATDAVLAERGMHRRVVLSVPHFLFMSAVLASTDLVAMVPSRLVRDNAMLRVVEPPVDVPGFDMLMLWPERVHRDPGHQWLRERIAGSV from the coding sequence ATGAACAATGCCTTGCGACGTCTGGACCTGAACCTGCTGGTCACGCTGGATGCCTTGCTGGTCGAGCACAGCGTGACCCGTGCCGCCGCGCGCCTGCATCTCTCGCAACCATCGGTGAGCGTGCAGCTCGCCCGATTGCGGGAGATTTTCGACGACCCCCTGCTGTTACCGGGCCCGCGCGGCATGCGGCCGACCGCACGCGCGGACGAATTGCGTGAGCCGCTCCGGCTGGCCCTGGCCGCGCTCGAACAGGCCGTGGCGCCGGCCCGCCCGTTCGATCCGGCCCGGTCCGACCGGACCTGGCGTATCGCCGCCTTCGACTACAGCGAGTTCACCGTTTTGTTGCCCGCGCTGGCCGAACTGCGCGCGACCGCGCCGGCCATACGGCTTGCCGTGACCCAGAGCGCGCCGGCGCAGGTCGCCCGCCGGGCCGAGCAAGGTGACATCGACCTTGCCTTCCTCATCGGCAGCGAAGCCTCGCCTGACCTGCGTTGCAGGCCGCTGTTCACCGAGCGCTACGTATTGGCGGGCCGTGCCGACCATCCCCAGCTGAAACGGTGCCCGACGCTGGCGCAGTTCTGCAAGCTCGACCAGGTGATCGTGTCGCCGGATGGGGGCGGCTTCCAGGGCGCGACCGACGCGGTGCTGGCCGAGCGTGGCATGCACCGTCGTGTCGTCCTGTCGGTGCCGCATTTCCTGTTCATGAGCGCCGTGCTGGCGAGTACCGACCTGGTGGCGATGGTGCCGTCGCGTCTGGTACGCGATAACGCAATGCTTCGGGTCGTCGAGCCGCCCGTGGATGTGCCCGGCTTCGACATGCTGATGCTCTGGCCCGAGCGGGTCCACCGCGATCCGGGGCATCAGTGGTTGCGGGAGCGTATTGCTGGATCGGTGTGA